A window from Pseudomonas kribbensis encodes these proteins:
- a CDS encoding SMP-30/gluconolactonase/LRE family protein: MTWTAVTEHRAQLGEGPFWDAPAQALYWVDIAGKQALRLIGQNVQIWQMPEHVSAFIPCASGDALVTLSSGVYRLDLDSPGLEPRLTLFCVADPQPGNRANEARCDGQGRLWLGTMQNNIGEQGEDLPITRRSGGLFRVDPDKRVTPLLRGLGIPNTLLWSDDGTTLLFGDSLDSTLYRYFIHTDGNLDAAQPWYSADQHGGPDGSAMDAEDYVWNARWDGSCLLRLTPEGKVDRKIDLPISRPTSCVFGGADLKTLYITSAKSPLNHPLDGAVLSLRVDVAGKLCTRFAD; encoded by the coding sequence ATGACGTGGACTGCGGTGACAGAGCATCGGGCGCAACTGGGCGAAGGCCCGTTCTGGGATGCGCCGGCCCAGGCGCTGTACTGGGTCGACATCGCCGGCAAGCAGGCGCTGCGGCTGATCGGGCAGAACGTGCAGATCTGGCAGATGCCGGAGCACGTCTCGGCGTTCATTCCCTGCGCCAGCGGCGACGCGCTGGTGACCCTGAGCAGCGGCGTCTACCGACTCGATCTGGATTCCCCCGGACTCGAACCACGGTTGACTCTGTTCTGCGTCGCCGATCCGCAACCGGGCAACCGCGCCAACGAAGCGCGTTGCGATGGCCAGGGCCGTCTGTGGCTCGGCACCATGCAAAACAACATCGGTGAGCAGGGCGAGGATCTGCCGATCACCCGTCGTTCCGGCGGCCTGTTCCGGGTTGATCCGGATAAAAGAGTCACGCCATTGCTGCGGGGCCTGGGCATTCCCAACACGTTGCTCTGGAGCGACGACGGCACCACGCTGCTGTTCGGCGACAGCCTCGACAGCACGTTGTACCGTTATTTCATCCATACCGACGGCAACCTCGACGCCGCCCAGCCCTGGTACAGCGCCGATCAGCACGGTGGCCCGGACGGTTCGGCGATGGATGCCGAAGATTACGTTTGGAACGCCCGCTGGGACGGCAGCTGCCTGCTGCGCCTGACGCCGGAGGGCAAAGTAGACCGCAAGATCGACTTGCCGATCAGCCGCCCCACCAGTTGCGTATTCGGCGGCGCAGACCTGAAAACCCTCTACATCACCAGCGCCAAAAGTCCGCTGAACCACCCGCTGGACGGCGCCGTGCTGTCGTTGCGGGTCGATGTCGCCGGAAAGCTCTGTACACGTTTTGCTGATTAA
- a CDS encoding GTP 3',8-cyclase MoaA codes for MIVDRQGRRFRNLRISLTSACNYACTYCVPNGKRLVAAQDELSAEAMARGVAYLIEAAGIERLRITGGEPLVSPKLESFMSAVGKMGLEDISLTTNGQLLAKKLPLLVDAGIRRINVSLDTLDAGAFRSIARGGDLATVLDGMDRAKAAGMKIKVNMVPLRGQNLDQVMPLLDYCLERGYELRFIELMRMGHLAKDSNAFLQQFVSLQQLLELIGERYEYAQTDAPVDATAVRYAIPGLGTFGVIANESVPFCRTCSRLRLSSTGWLHGCLSSSNRHYVGDLLDKPRHEALPALQRLLVKALGDKQEVAFSGGATVMKIIGG; via the coding sequence ATGATCGTTGACCGTCAAGGCAGGCGTTTTCGCAATTTGCGGATCAGTCTGACTTCAGCCTGCAATTACGCCTGTACCTACTGCGTGCCCAACGGCAAGCGGCTGGTGGCTGCGCAGGATGAACTGTCGGCCGAGGCCATGGCACGCGGCGTTGCCTACCTGATCGAAGCCGCCGGCATCGAACGCCTGCGCATCACCGGCGGCGAGCCGCTGGTCAGCCCCAAGCTCGAATCCTTCATGAGCGCCGTCGGCAAGATGGGGCTGGAAGACATCAGCCTGACCACCAACGGCCAGTTGCTCGCAAAAAAACTGCCGTTGCTGGTGGATGCCGGTATACGCCGGATCAACGTTTCCCTCGATACCCTGGACGCCGGCGCATTCCGCAGCATTGCCCGTGGCGGCGATCTGGCAACGGTGCTCGACGGCATGGATCGAGCCAAAGCGGCGGGCATGAAGATCAAGGTCAACATGGTGCCGTTGCGCGGGCAGAACCTCGACCAGGTGATGCCGTTGCTCGATTACTGCCTTGAGCGTGGCTACGAACTGCGTTTCATCGAGCTGATGCGCATGGGCCACCTGGCCAAGGACTCCAACGCTTTCCTGCAGCAGTTCGTCAGCCTGCAACAACTGCTGGAACTGATCGGCGAGCGTTACGAGTACGCACAAACCGACGCGCCGGTGGACGCCACGGCTGTTCGCTATGCGATTCCCGGTTTGGGCACCTTCGGCGTGATCGCCAACGAAAGCGTGCCGTTCTGCCGAACCTGTTCGCGCCTGCGCCTGTCGTCCACCGGATGGCTGCACGGCTGCCTGTCGTCGAGCAACCGCCACTATGTCGGTGACCTGCTCGACAAGCCGCGCCACGAGGCACTGCCAGCGTTGCAACGGCTGCTGGTCAAGGCGTTGGGCGACAAGCAGGAAGTCGCATTCTCCGGTGGCGCAACCGTCATGAAGATCATCGGCGGCTAA
- a CDS encoding PilZ domain-containing protein, with protein sequence MNEPVSPGPRNGILSLTIKDKSVLYAAYMPFIRNGGLFIPTNKSYKLGDEVFMLLHLMDEAEKIPVAGKVAWITPKGAQGNRAAGVGVQFNDGDNTARSRIETHLAGALKSDRPTHTM encoded by the coding sequence ATGAATGAACCCGTCAGCCCGGGGCCGCGCAACGGCATCTTGTCCCTGACCATCAAGGACAAGTCCGTCCTGTACGCCGCGTACATGCCGTTCATCAGGAACGGTGGCCTGTTCATCCCGACCAACAAGAGCTACAAGTTGGGCGACGAGGTGTTCATGCTGCTGCACCTGATGGACGAGGCGGAAAAGATTCCAGTGGCCGGCAAGGTCGCCTGGATCACCCCCAAAGGCGCCCAGGGCAATCGCGCTGCCGGCGTCGGTGTGCAATTCAACGATGGCGACAACACCGCGCGCAGTCGCATCGAAACCCATCTGGCCGGAGCCCTGAAGTCCGACCGTCCCACTCATACGATGTAA
- a CDS encoding SDR family oxidoreductase has translation MAEPLSLPPVPAPPKGERLKNKVVLLTGAAQGIGEAIVATFASQQAKLVISDIQAEKVEKVATHWREQGADVQAIKADVSRQQDLHAMAKLAIELHGRIDVLVNCAGVNVFRDPLQMTEEDWHRCFAIDLDGAWYGCKAVLPQMIEQGIGSIINIASTHSTNIIPGCFPYPVAKHGLLGLTRALGIEYAPKGIRVNAIAPGYIETQLNVDYWNGFADPHAERQRAFDLHPPKRIGQPIEVAMTAVFLASDEAPFINASCITIDGGRSVMYHD, from the coding sequence ATGGCTGAACCTCTTTCCTTGCCGCCAGTGCCCGCGCCACCCAAAGGCGAGCGTCTGAAAAACAAGGTTGTGTTGCTGACCGGCGCCGCCCAAGGCATCGGTGAAGCAATCGTCGCGACCTTCGCCTCGCAGCAGGCCAAACTGGTGATCAGCGATATCCAGGCTGAAAAAGTCGAGAAAGTCGCTACCCACTGGCGCGAGCAGGGCGCCGATGTACAAGCGATCAAGGCCGACGTGTCGCGCCAGCAGGATCTGCACGCCATGGCCAAACTGGCCATCGAGCTGCACGGACGCATCGACGTTCTGGTCAACTGCGCCGGGGTCAACGTGTTCCGCGATCCGCTGCAAATGACTGAAGAAGACTGGCACCGCTGCTTCGCCATCGACCTCGACGGCGCCTGGTATGGCTGCAAGGCCGTGTTGCCGCAGATGATCGAGCAGGGCATCGGCAGCATCATCAACATTGCCTCGACCCATTCCACGAACATCATTCCCGGCTGCTTCCCTTACCCGGTGGCCAAGCACGGTTTGCTCGGGCTGACCCGCGCGCTGGGCATCGAGTACGCGCCGAAAGGCATTCGCGTCAACGCCATCGCCCCGGGCTACATCGAGACCCAGCTCAACGTCGATTACTGGAACGGTTTCGCCGACCCCCACGCCGAACGCCAGCGCGCCTTCGATCTGCATCCACCGAAACGCATCGGTCAGCCGATTGAAGTGGCGATGACCGCCGTGTTCCTGGCCAGCGATGAAGCGCCGTTCATCAATGCCTCGTGCATCACCATCGATGGTGGTCGCTCGGTGATGTACCACGACTGA
- a CDS encoding TatD family hydrolase, with product MLVDSHCHLDRLDLAAHDGSLDAALDAARQRGVGHFLCIGVSADNAADVKALAERYDDVDCSVGVHPLDVQPGAAPALDWLLHELNHPKVVAIGETGLDYHYEPEAAELQQESFRLHLQAAQQTGKPVIIHTRGARADTLELLREAALPQAGVLHCFTEDWDMAKAALDMGYYISLSGIVTFRNADALRDVASKVPADRLLVETDSPYLAPIPYRGKPNLPQYVREVAEFLAMLRGENYERFAEQTTENFKRLFPLAHVKA from the coding sequence ATGCTCGTAGATTCCCATTGTCACCTTGATCGCCTCGACCTCGCCGCTCACGACGGTTCTCTGGATGCTGCGCTGGATGCAGCCCGCCAACGCGGTGTCGGGCATTTCCTGTGCATCGGCGTCAGTGCCGACAACGCGGCCGATGTCAAAGCGCTGGCCGAGCGTTACGACGATGTCGATTGTTCGGTCGGCGTGCATCCGCTGGATGTACAACCGGGCGCTGCGCCGGCGCTGGACTGGCTGCTGCACGAGCTCAATCACCCTAAAGTGGTGGCGATCGGCGAAACCGGTCTGGACTACCACTACGAGCCGGAAGCCGCCGAGTTGCAGCAGGAATCGTTCCGTCTGCACCTGCAAGCCGCACAGCAGACCGGCAAACCGGTGATCATCCACACCCGTGGCGCCCGTGCCGACACCCTTGAGCTGTTGCGCGAAGCCGCGTTGCCCCAGGCCGGTGTGCTCCATTGCTTCACCGAAGACTGGGACATGGCCAAGGCAGCGCTGGACATGGGGTATTACATATCCCTGTCGGGCATCGTCACCTTCCGCAATGCCGATGCGCTGCGCGACGTGGCAAGCAAGGTGCCGGCGGATCGTCTGCTGGTGGAAACCGATTCTCCGTACCTGGCGCCGATCCCTTATCGCGGCAAGCCGAACCTGCCGCAATACGTGCGGGAAGTGGCAGAGTTTCTGGCGATGCTGCGGGGCGAGAATTACGAGCGCTTTGCCGAGCAGACCACCGAGAACTTCAAGCGACTGTTTCCGCTGGCGCACGTAAAAGCCTGA
- the tmk gene encoding dTMP kinase: MTGLFITLEGPEGAGKSTNREYLAERLRAAGIEVVLTREPGGTPLAERIREVLLAPVDEVMNPDTELLLVFAARAQHLAEVIRPALARGAVVLCDRFTDSTYAYQGGGRGLSLERIAALETFVQGDLRPDLTLIFDLPVEIGLARASARGRLDRFELEGRAFFEAVRSAFLKRAEADPARYVRVDAGQSLAQVQQSLDGLLPRLLELSRG; this comes from the coding sequence GTGACTGGCTTGTTTATTACCCTGGAAGGCCCGGAAGGCGCCGGCAAAAGCACCAACCGCGAATACCTCGCCGAGCGCCTGCGCGCCGCCGGTATCGAAGTGGTGCTGACCCGCGAACCCGGCGGTACGCCGCTGGCCGAGCGCATTCGCGAAGTGTTGCTGGCCCCGGTCGACGAAGTGATGAACCCTGACACCGAGTTGCTGCTGGTGTTCGCCGCCCGTGCCCAGCATCTGGCTGAAGTCATTCGCCCGGCGCTGGCCCGTGGCGCGGTGGTGCTGTGTGACCGTTTCACCGATTCGACTTACGCCTATCAGGGCGGCGGTCGCGGCTTGTCGCTGGAGCGCATCGCGGCGCTGGAGACTTTCGTTCAGGGCGACCTGCGCCCTGACCTGACGCTGATTTTCGATCTGCCGGTGGAAATCGGCCTGGCCCGTGCCAGCGCTCGGGGTCGACTGGATCGCTTCGAGCTGGAAGGCCGGGCGTTCTTCGAAGCGGTGCGCAGTGCGTTCCTCAAGCGTGCCGAGGCGGATCCGGCGCGTTACGTGCGGGTCGATGCCGGCCAGTCGTTGGCGCAGGTCCAGCAGTCGCTGGACGGCTTGCTCCCGCGCTTGCTGGAGCTGAGCCGTGGCTGA
- a CDS encoding FadR/GntR family transcriptional regulator, which yields MSSSFHASTVDWLGAWIAAGQVKPGQAIKVEAELGEQLGVSRTVIREAIKTLVAKGLLEVGPKVGTRVLPIKRWNLFDPQVVGWLSRSGLPENFVDDLLDLRRTIEPMAVRWACERATVEQVQAIQQAYNALERAAHSGIDYNRADQFFHECILAASHNQFIEQMVPALGALLAVSFEVSAADPDELRRTLPIHKDMADAIAARDAARGVWACMTLIDNADLAIKRFYPQVMADKKAS from the coding sequence ATGTCGAGCAGTTTTCACGCTTCAACGGTTGACTGGCTGGGCGCCTGGATTGCCGCCGGCCAGGTGAAGCCGGGGCAGGCGATCAAGGTCGAGGCCGAGCTGGGCGAACAGCTGGGTGTCAGTCGCACCGTGATCCGCGAAGCCATCAAGACCCTCGTCGCCAAAGGCCTGCTCGAAGTCGGGCCGAAAGTCGGCACCCGGGTGTTGCCGATCAAGCGCTGGAACCTGTTCGATCCGCAAGTCGTCGGCTGGCTGTCACGTAGCGGCTTGCCGGAAAACTTCGTCGATGACCTGCTCGACCTGCGCCGCACCATCGAACCGATGGCGGTGCGCTGGGCCTGCGAGCGGGCCACTGTCGAGCAGGTGCAAGCCATTCAGCAGGCCTACAACGCCCTGGAGCGGGCCGCGCACAGCGGCATCGATTACAACCGCGCCGATCAGTTCTTCCACGAGTGCATTCTCGCGGCCAGCCACAATCAATTCATCGAGCAAATGGTGCCGGCCCTCGGCGCGCTGCTCGCCGTGTCCTTCGAAGTGTCCGCCGCCGACCCCGACGAATTGCGTCGCACGCTGCCCATCCACAAAGACATGGCCGACGCCATCGCCGCCCGGGATGCCGCGCGCGGGGTTTGGGCCTGCATGACCCTGATCGACAATGCCGACCTGGCCATCAAGCGATTTTACCCGCAGGTGATGGCCGACAAGAAAGCCAGCTGA
- a CDS encoding substrate-binding domain-containing protein, with product MKRRFGIRTLCSTALAVTAFSLSGSLLAADPVKIGFLVKQAEEPWFQTEWAFAEKAAKDKGFELIKIAVPDGEKTLSAIDSLAANGAKGFVICPPDVSLGPAIMAKAKLNDLKVIAVDDRFVDANGKFMEEVPYLGMAAFEVGQKQGAAMAAEAKKRNWDWKDTYAVVNTYNELDTGKKRTDGSMKALEDAGLPKEHILTAALKTLDVPGSMDATNSALVKLPGAAKNLIIGGMNDNTVLGGVRATEAAGFAAANVIGIGINGTDAIGELKKPNSGFYGSMLPSPHIEGYKTAEMMYEWVTTGKEPPKYTAMDDVTLITRDNFKQELEKIGLWN from the coding sequence ATGAAACGTCGTTTCGGGATTCGTACCCTGTGCAGTACCGCGCTGGCGGTCACTGCGTTCAGCCTGAGCGGTTCGCTGCTGGCCGCCGATCCGGTGAAGATCGGCTTTCTGGTCAAGCAGGCTGAAGAGCCGTGGTTCCAGACCGAATGGGCCTTCGCCGAGAAAGCTGCCAAGGACAAAGGCTTCGAGCTGATCAAGATCGCCGTGCCGGATGGCGAGAAAACCCTCTCGGCCATCGACAGCCTGGCGGCCAACGGTGCCAAGGGTTTTGTGATTTGCCCGCCTGACGTGTCCCTCGGCCCGGCAATCATGGCCAAGGCCAAACTCAATGACCTGAAAGTGATTGCCGTTGATGACCGTTTCGTCGATGCCAATGGCAAGTTCATGGAAGAGGTGCCGTACCTCGGCATGGCCGCGTTCGAAGTCGGCCAGAAGCAGGGCGCCGCCATGGCCGCCGAGGCAAAAAAGCGTAACTGGGACTGGAAAGACACCTACGCGGTGGTCAACACCTACAACGAACTCGATACCGGCAAGAAGCGCACCGACGGTTCGATGAAAGCGCTCGAAGACGCCGGCCTGCCGAAAGAGCACATCCTGACGGCCGCCCTGAAAACCCTCGACGTACCGGGCAGCATGGACGCCACCAACTCGGCGCTGGTCAAGCTGCCGGGCGCGGCGAAGAACCTGATCATCGGCGGCATGAACGACAACACCGTGCTGGGTGGAGTGCGCGCCACTGAAGCCGCCGGGTTTGCCGCGGCCAACGTGATCGGCATCGGCATCAACGGCACCGATGCGATCGGCGAGCTGAAAAAACCCAACAGCGGGTTCTACGGTTCGATGCTGCCGAGCCCGCACATCGAGGGCTATAAGACTGCCGAGATGATGTACGAGTGGGTCACCACCGGCAAAGAACCGCCGAAGTACACCGCGATGGACGACGTTACCCTGATCACCCGCGACAACTTCAAGCAGGAGCTGGAAAAGATCGGCCTGTGGAACTGA
- a CDS encoding DUF4823 domain-containing protein produces the protein MRSLVLLLAVLALGGCMTVSDMAEGTRYQMSDAGLLDHSDSRRVNNFRIQPDSFIYIAQGSFAPPGGSYPRPNVVAEEAFKGFVEYFPMVRRARAPEGLDQAMGEARDAGAHYLLYTRFAKADDRIGNSDEWLDQEAVDRLGIDGGVIQIMLIETSTQYLIDTARIKSRGGLLTFHDNKPEDLIGPPLAQYARSLLGVGDQ, from the coding sequence ATGCGTAGCCTGGTTTTGCTGCTGGCCGTTTTGGCGCTGGGCGGCTGTATGACTGTCAGTGACATGGCCGAAGGGACTCGCTACCAGATGAGCGACGCGGGTCTGCTGGACCACAGCGACAGCCGCCGCGTAAACAATTTCCGCATTCAGCCGGATTCGTTCATCTACATCGCACAAGGCTCGTTCGCGCCACCGGGTGGTTCTTACCCGCGTCCCAACGTGGTGGCCGAAGAGGCCTTCAAAGGCTTCGTCGAATACTTCCCGATGGTCCGCCGCGCCCGTGCGCCGGAAGGCCTCGACCAGGCGATGGGCGAAGCCCGCGATGCCGGTGCTCATTACCTGCTGTACACCCGCTTCGCCAAGGCTGACGACCGCATCGGCAACTCTGATGAGTGGCTGGATCAGGAAGCTGTGGATCGCCTCGGTATCGACGGCGGCGTGATTCAGATCATGTTGATCGAGACCAGCACCCAGTATTTGATTGATACTGCACGGATCAAGAGTCGTGGCGGTTTACTGACGTTCCACGACAACAAGCCCGAAGACCTGATCGGCCCACCGCTGGCGCAATATGCACGCAGCCTGCTGGGCGTCGGGGACCAGTAA
- a CDS encoding DUF1285 domain-containing protein has translation MSGPQKANDLLGQIPKTKGLPPVHLWNPDFCGDIDMRIARDGTWYYLGTPIGRKPMVKLFSTIIRRDGDDYFLITPVEKVGIKVDDAPFVAIAVEVEGEGEAQVLRFTTNVDETTEAGAEHPIRVEIDPVTQEPAPYVHVRTNLEALIHRNVFYQLVELAVSREINGQRWLVVWSGGEFFRIGLEP, from the coding sequence ATGAGTGGCCCGCAAAAAGCCAATGACCTGCTGGGGCAAATCCCCAAAACCAAAGGCTTGCCGCCGGTGCACTTGTGGAACCCGGATTTCTGCGGCGACATCGACATGCGCATCGCCCGTGACGGCACCTGGTACTACCTGGGTACGCCGATCGGGCGCAAGCCGATGGTCAAGCTGTTCTCCACCATCATCCGCCGCGACGGCGATGATTATTTCCTGATCACCCCGGTCGAAAAGGTAGGGATCAAGGTCGATGACGCGCCCTTCGTGGCGATTGCCGTCGAGGTGGAAGGCGAGGGTGAGGCGCAAGTGCTGCGCTTTACCACCAACGTCGATGAAACCACCGAGGCCGGCGCGGAACATCCGATCCGGGTCGAGATCGATCCGGTCACTCAAGAACCTGCCCCCTACGTGCATGTACGCACCAACCTCGAAGCGCTGATCCACCGCAACGTGTTCTACCAATTGGTCGAACTGGCGGTCAGCCGAGAAATCAATGGCCAGCGCTGGCTCGTCGTCTGGAGCGGCGGCGAATTCTTCCGCATCGGCCTCGAACCTTAA
- the mltG gene encoding endolytic transglycosylase MltG, translating to MRRKLLLLLETGLVLAGLLLGASAWKIHSALEQPLNITQEELLDVPKGSTPTRTILGLETDGVIKDAFWLRIYWRFNLSGTPIHTGEYRMQPGMTVKGLIDLWKRGEVVQYSLTLVEGWNFHQVRAALAKDEKIEQTLTGLSDSDVMSKIGHKGVFPEGRFFPDTYRFVRGASDTELLKKAFDRLDEVLAKEWENRSTDAPYTEPYQALIMASLVEKETGVPQERGQIAGVFVRRMALGMQLQTDPTVIYGLGDRYNGKLTRAHLKEATPYNTYVIPGLPPTPIAMVGREAIHAALNPVEGTSLYFVARGDGSHVFSDDLDAHNSAVREFQLKRRADYRSSPAPASTPEATPASGEAVPAASPDTAPESLPQVPVQEPAPTPETEAAAPQNAQ from the coding sequence GTGAGACGTAAACTTTTGCTGCTGCTGGAAACCGGACTGGTTCTGGCGGGGCTGCTGCTGGGCGCCAGCGCCTGGAAGATTCATTCGGCACTGGAACAGCCCCTGAACATCACACAGGAAGAACTGCTGGATGTGCCCAAGGGTTCCACACCGACCCGCACTATTCTCGGACTTGAAACCGATGGCGTGATCAAGGACGCGTTCTGGCTACGCATTTACTGGCGCTTCAATCTGTCCGGCACCCCGATCCACACGGGCGAGTACCGCATGCAGCCGGGCATGACCGTCAAGGGCCTGATCGATCTGTGGAAGCGTGGCGAGGTGGTCCAGTACAGCCTGACTCTCGTCGAGGGCTGGAACTTCCATCAGGTCCGCGCCGCACTGGCGAAAGATGAAAAGATCGAGCAGACCCTGACCGGCCTGAGCGACAGCGATGTGATGAGCAAAATCGGCCACAAGGGCGTGTTTCCCGAAGGTCGATTCTTCCCCGATACCTACCGTTTCGTGCGCGGGGCCTCCGATACCGAGCTGCTGAAAAAGGCGTTCGATCGCCTCGACGAAGTACTGGCCAAAGAGTGGGAAAACCGTTCCACCGATGCGCCGTACACCGAGCCTTACCAGGCGCTGATCATGGCGTCGCTGGTAGAAAAGGAAACCGGGGTTCCCCAGGAACGTGGCCAGATTGCCGGCGTGTTTGTGCGTCGCATGGCACTGGGTATGCAACTGCAGACCGACCCGACGGTAATCTATGGCCTAGGTGATCGCTACAACGGCAAGTTGACCCGTGCGCATCTCAAGGAAGCCACGCCGTACAACACTTATGTGATTCCGGGGCTGCCGCCGACGCCGATTGCGATGGTCGGGCGCGAGGCGATTCACGCTGCGTTGAACCCGGTGGAAGGCACCAGCCTCTACTTTGTTGCCCGGGGCGATGGCAGCCACGTGTTCTCCGATGACCTTGATGCGCACAACAGTGCGGTGCGTGAGTTCCAGCTCAAGCGGCGCGCGGATTACCGCTCGAGCCCGGCGCCGGCATCGACGCCGGAAGCCACTCCGGCAAGCGGCGAAGCCGTTCCTGCCGCATCACCCGACACTGCGCCCGAGTCGTTGCCGCAGGTTCCTGTCCAGGAGCCCGCGCCGACACCGGAAACCGAAGCGGCCGCACCGCAAAACGCGCAATGA
- a CDS encoding TetR/AcrR family transcriptional regulator, translated as MHKEPRKVREFRRREQEILDTALKLFLEQGEDSVTVEMIADAVGIGKGTIYKHFKSKAEIYLRLMLDYERDLNELLHSADVDKDKEALSRAYFEFRMRDPQRYRLFDRLEEKVVKGNQVPEMVEELHKIRASNFERLTLLIKGRISEGKLEDVPPYFHYCASWALVHGAVALYHSPFWSNVLEDQEGFFQFLMDIGVRMGNKRKRDPETPSS; from the coding sequence ATGCACAAAGAACCTCGTAAGGTCCGTGAGTTTCGTCGCCGCGAGCAAGAAATTCTCGATACCGCGCTCAAGCTGTTCCTCGAACAAGGTGAAGACAGTGTCACCGTCGAGATGATTGCTGATGCCGTGGGTATCGGCAAAGGCACGATCTACAAGCACTTCAAGTCCAAGGCGGAAATCTATCTGCGCCTGATGCTCGATTACGAGCGCGACTTGAACGAGCTGTTGCATTCGGCCGATGTCGACAAGGACAAGGAAGCCCTGTCCCGTGCCTACTTTGAATTCCGCATGCGCGACCCGCAGCGCTATCGCCTGTTCGATCGCCTGGAAGAGAAGGTGGTCAAGGGCAATCAGGTCCCGGAGATGGTCGAGGAGCTGCACAAGATCCGTGCCTCGAACTTCGAACGCCTGACCCTGCTCATCAAGGGCCGCATCAGCGAAGGCAAGCTCGAAGACGTGCCGCCGTACTTCCACTACTGCGCGTCCTGGGCGCTGGTGCACGGCGCGGTGGCGCTGTATCACTCGCCGTTCTGGAGCAATGTGCTGGAAGATCAGGAAGGTTTCTTCCAGTTCCTGATGGATATCGGCGTGCGCATGGGCAACAAGCGCAAGCGCGACCCTGAAACGCCAAGCAGCTGA
- a CDS encoding DNA polymerase III subunit delta' yields the protein MAEAYPWQDSLWQQLAGRSQHAHAYLLHGPAGIGKRALAERLMASLLCQRPTPEACGECKSCLLLKAGSHPDNYILEPEEADKAIKVDQVRDLVSFVVQTAQLGGRKVVLIEPVESMNINAANALLKSLEEPSGDTVLLLVSHQPSRLLPTIKSRCVQQACPLPSEAMSLQWLAQALPESSEEERVELLTLAAGSPLAAVTLQGQGVREQRAQVVEGVKKLLKQQQSPTQLADEWKNIPMLRLFDWFCDWSSLILRYQLTQDEAGLGLTDMRKVVQYLAQKSAQGKVLDIQDWILAQRQKVLSKANLNAALLLEALLVQWASLPGQR from the coding sequence GTGGCTGAGGCCTATCCGTGGCAGGACAGTCTCTGGCAGCAACTGGCCGGACGCTCTCAGCACGCTCATGCGTATCTGCTGCACGGTCCTGCCGGGATCGGCAAGCGTGCACTGGCCGAGCGGCTGATGGCCAGCCTGCTGTGCCAGCGTCCGACGCCTGAAGCCTGCGGCGAGTGCAAATCCTGCCTGCTGCTCAAGGCCGGCAGCCACCCGGACAATTACATCCTCGAACCGGAAGAAGCGGACAAGGCGATCAAGGTCGACCAGGTGCGCGATCTGGTCAGTTTCGTGGTGCAGACCGCGCAACTGGGCGGTCGCAAGGTGGTGCTGATCGAGCCGGTGGAGTCGATGAACATCAACGCCGCCAACGCCTTGCTCAAAAGCCTTGAAGAGCCGTCCGGCGATACCGTGCTGTTGCTGGTCAGTCACCAGCCGAGCCGCTTGTTGCCGACGATCAAGAGCCGTTGTGTGCAGCAGGCCTGTCCGCTGCCGAGCGAGGCCATGAGCCTGCAATGGCTGGCTCAGGCATTGCCGGAAAGTTCTGAAGAGGAACGTGTCGAACTGCTGACCCTGGCCGCTGGCTCGCCGTTGGCAGCCGTCACGTTGCAGGGGCAGGGCGTGCGCGAACAGCGGGCGCAGGTGGTCGAAGGCGTGAAGAAGCTGCTCAAGCAGCAGCAATCGCCGACGCAACTGGCCGATGAGTGGAAAAACATTCCGATGCTGCGTCTGTTCGACTGGTTCTGCGACTGGTCGAGCCTGATCCTGCGCTACCAACTGACCCAGGATGAAGCGGGCCTCGGCCTGACCGACATGCGCAAGGTCGTGCAGTACCTGGCGCAGAAAAGTGCCCAGGGCAAAGTCCTCGATATCCAGGACTGGATTCTCGCCCAGCGCCAGAAAGTCCTGAGCAAGGCCAACCTCAACGCGGCATTGCTGCTGGAAGCGTTGTTGGTGCAATGGGCGAGTCTGCCTGGCCAAAGATAA